The Streptomyces sp. ICC1 DNA window AGTGCACGGGCAGCCGCCGCCCGACGCGGGTGAAGGGCCGCAGGTAGTGCTGGGACTGCCGGGTGGCCAGGTAGACCACGCTCGTCCCGTCCATGCGGGCCAGGTGGATCGTCTCCGTCGTGCCGTCGGAGAGCCGGTCCAGCGTCGGCCGCGCCGCCGCGACGACCTCGTCGCCGTCGATGTACGAGCTGCCGACGAGCAGCGCCCGCACCCCGATGCCGTACCGCGTCCCCGTCGCGTCCGTCTCCACCCAGCCCAGGTTCACCAGCGTGCGCAGCAGCATGTAGAGGCTGGACTTGGGCAGGGAGAGGTCGCTTTGGATGTCGGCGAGGCTGTGCAGCCCCGGCCGCGCCGCGAAGTGCTCCAGCAACAGGACCGTGCGCACGGCCGACTTGACGGCCGCCGGCGCACCCGAGCCCCCCGACTCAGCTGTCGTCATTCGCCTTCGTGCCCCTTTGTCTCTTGTCAACCCGGAAGATCCGGAAATAGAGTCCGCGATGGATGTGATCATTCATCCACCGGAACGGCGTTCACCATACTGAACGCATCCGCGCGGGGCAGCACAGACGGCAGCACAGATCCAGGAGGCAGTTCGCCATGGCAGCAACACCAGTCTGGAGTGTGGACCCCCGCACCGGGAAGCAGCGCGAGCAGGTTGCGGTGGAGGCCACACCCCAGGAGGTGGACGGAGCCGTGCGCGCGGCCCACGCCGCCCGCGGCGCGCTCGCGGACGCGGTCACCCGCGCCGCCTTCCTGCGCGCCGCCGCCGACCTGCTCGACGGGGCCGCCGCCCACGTCGTCGAGGCCGCCGACGCCGAGACCGCGCTGGGCCCCGGCCGGCTCACCGGCGAGCTCGCCCGCACCACCGGCCAGCTGCGCGCCTTCGCCGACGCCGTCGACGAGGGCTCCTACCTCGACATCCGCATCGACCGCGCAGACCCCCTGGCCGCCCCGCCCCGCCCCGAACTGCGCCGCTACAAGGTGCCGCTGGGCGTGGTCGCGGTCTACGCCGCCTCCAACTTCCCCCTCGCCTTCTCCGTGCCCGGCGGCGACACCGCCAGCGCGCTGGCCGCCGGCTGCCCCGTCGTGGTCAAGGCACACCCCGACCACCCGGCCACCTCCGAACTGTGCGCTTCGCTGCTGCGCCGCGCGGCCGTGGCCACCGGACTGCCGGCCGACGTCGTCTCCGTGGTGCACGGGTTCGACTCGGGACTCGAGCTGATCCGCCACCCGCTGGTCACCGCGGCCGGGTTCACCGGTTCCATCCGCGGCGGGCGGGCCCTGTTCGACGCCGCCTCCACCCGGCCCGTCCCGATCCCCTTCCACGGGGAGCTGGGTTCCCTGAACCCGGTCGTGGTCACGCCGGCGGCAGCCGTCGAGCGCGCCGAGGAGATCGGCGGCGGCCTCGCGGGCTCGGTCACGCTCGGCGTCGGCCAGTTCTGCGTCAAGCCGGGCCTGGTCCTCGTACCCGAGGGCGCGGCCGGCGACCGGCTCGCCGGGGCGCTGACCAAGGCGCTCGGGGAGACCGAGCCGGGCGTGCTGCTCGACCACCGGATGCGGGAGAACTTCGTCGCCGGCGTCCGCGAACGCGCCGCGCTGCCCGGGGTCGAGGCACCCGTCACACCCGGCTCCGGCGGCGAGCACACCGTCGGCGCGGGCTACCTCAGCGTCCCGGCGCGGACCCTGCTGGAGGGCGGCCCCTACGAGCTGCTCCTGGAGGAGTGCTTCGGCCCCGTCACCGTGCTCGCGCGGTACGCCGGCCAGGACGAGGCCGCCGCCGTGCTCGGCCTGCTCCCCGGGAACCTCACCGCGACCCTGCAGCTGTCGGCCGCCGAGGCCGACGGCGGCGAGGGGCCCGCGGCGGAGCTGGTCTCCCAGGTGACGGCGCTGGCCGGGCGGGTCGTGGTGAACGGCTGGCCGACCGGTGTGGCCGTGGCCCCGGCCCAGCACCACGGCGGCCCCTACCCGGCGGCGACCTCCCACTCCACCTCGGTCGGCGGCACCGCGATCGAGCGCTGGCTGCGTCCGGTGGCCTACCAGTCGGTGCCGGACGCCCTGCTCCCGCCGGAGCTGCGCGAGGCCAACCCGCTGGGCCTCCCGCGCCGGGTCACCGGAGCCTGAGGACCACCGTCCGTCCGCCCGACCGGGCGGACGGTCACGCGTTCACCCGGACGGGCGGGCGGCTGCCGGACAGACGGCCGCCCGCCCGCCCGTTTCAGGCCGTCACGCGTTCAGGACCCGGGCCTACTCCGCTCTCCTGCGGCTCCCGCAGGGCCGGGGCGACATGAGACCGCACCCCGGGCCTCTCGACGCCCCCGTTAATGCGTTGCCGCCCCCGCCCCGGGGGCGGCAGGCTGCGCGCATGCCGAAACCACACGGATTCTCGTACGAACAGCTGGGCGACCACACGGTCGCCATCACCCACCGGGGCCGGTCCGCGACCACCCTGCGGGGCAGCCGCGCCGACAAGTTCCTGGCCGAGGTCGAGGCCGGCGACGCGCAGCTGGTGATGGCCCGGTGGACGGGCGCCTACAAGTTCGGCAACGAGCGGATGGCCAAGAACCACCCCCGAAACCGGGGCTGAGCGGCCCGGATCCCACCCGCGCCCCGCCCGGATCGAGCCCGTACCCCGTTCGGCCCCGGCCCGAAATCTCCCGCCAAGGCAAGGGAACGGCAAAGCCGCCTCGGTCGTTCTCCCGGCATGACCGCTATGACCCCTGGTTCCAACCTGCCGCTCAACACCGTCCGGGTGACGGTTGACGTGGCTGCCCCGGTGCGGCTCGACGTGTCCGGGCTCCTCCTCGCCGGCGACGGCAAGGTGCGCTCCGACGCCGATTTCATCTTCTTCAACCAGCCGACCGGTCCCGGCGTCAACTACCGCTCCGGCGGCGGTACGGCGCCGGACTCGATCACGGTGGACACCGGCTCGGTGCCGCCCGGCATCGAGCGGATCGTGATCACCGCCAGTCCGGACGCGGCGGGTCAGACCTTCCAGGGCATCGAGCCCACCGCCACCGTGCGTGACGCCGCCAGCGGAGCGGTGATCGCCAGCTTCACCCCGCCGCAGCTCGGCGCGGAGACCGCACTGGTGGTCGTCGAGGTCTACCAGCGCGGCGGCGTGTGGAAGGTCCGCGCGGTCGGCCAGGGCTACTCGAACGGCCTCGCCGGCATCGCGACGGACTTCGGGGTCTCGGTGGAGGAGGAGGCTGCTCCGGCGGCCGCCGCACCCGCCCCCGTCGCCCATGTTTATAAGAGCCCGGAGCACCCCTTCCCCGCCCCCTACGATGACTGCCTCGCCGCCGCCCGCCACATCGCGGACCACATCGAGGACTACGGCGGACGCCTGGACCGTCTCGCCGTCGCGGGGGACAGCGCCGGAGGCAATCTGGCCGCCGCCGTGGCGCTCGCCTTCCGCGACGAAGGGCGGCCGCTCGCGGCCCAGCTCCTCGTCTACCCCTGTCTCGACTTCACCGGTGACCACCCCTCCCGCACCGAGAACGCCACCGGCTACCTCCTGCGGACCCAGGACGTCCTGGACCTCCAACACCTCTACGCAGGCGACGACCCCACCGTCCGCGGCTCCTCCCACGTGTCCCCGCTGCGCGCCGGCAGCTTCACCGGCCTTGCCCCCGCCATCATCGGCACCGCCCAGTACGACCCGCTGCGCGACGAGGGCAACGCCTACGCCGAGGCGCTCGGGAACGCCGGAGTGAGGGTCTTCGCCCGCACCTACGAAGGACTGGTCCACACCTTCCTCAACCTCTTCCCGATCTCCCCCGCGGCGGACGCCGCTGTAACCGAGCTCTACGCCCAGCTCAAGAAGCGGCTCGCCTGACCCGTAGCTCAACCGTCTCGCCGGAAGCCTCCGCGGCCGTTTCGTGTGGGCCGCCGGTACGGCGATCCGAGGTTGGCGGTCCCCGTCGAGCGGGACACCTTCACTCGGAACGTGCAGTTCCCGTAGAGGGCGCAGTTCTGGTTGCGCCCCGTGGCGATGGCGCGACGACTGGATGCCCTGATGCGGCTGCGTTCATGAATGTGGTCCATACCAAGCCCTTGACAGGGTTTTCGGTCACTACTTAAATCACTTCGTGATGAAAGGGCCCGCCGGGCTCGACTTCTCGCCCCCAATCCCTGCCGGTGCAGCGATCATTCGGGTTCGCATGCACCCCCATCGTTGTCATATGCATGCCATGGGGCGATATATCCGCCATGCTCCCTGGAAGGGAGAGTCATGCACCCCCCACACTTATCCCGACGACTGCTGCTGTCTCTCGTCTCGGTCCTCACCCTCGCGTCACTGTCCACCGGACTTGCGCAGGGTGCGCCCGCGCCAGCGGCGCGGCCACCCGCGACTGCGGCCGCAGCAGTGGCTGCTGTCACCTTCTCCGACGATTTCGACGGACCGGCGGGCTCCGCCGTAGACGGCGGGAAGTGGCAGATCGAGACGGGCGACAACGTCAACAACCACGAGCGGCAGTACTACACGGCGGGCAACCGCAACGCCGCCCTTGATGGCCAGGGCCACCTGGCCATCACCGCCCGCCGTGAGAACCCGGCCAACCACCAGTGTTGGTACGGAAGATGTGAGTACACCTCCGCACGGCTGAACACAGCCGGCAAGTTCACCACGACGTACGGCCGGGTCGAGGCCCGGATGAAGATCCCGCGCGGACAGGGCATGTGGCCCGCGTTCTGGATGCTGGGCAGCGACATCGGCCAGGTTGGCTGGCCCAACTCCGGTGAGATCGACGTCATGGAGAACGTGGGCTTCGAGCCGTCCACTGTCCACGGCACCCTGCACGGTCCCGGGTACTCCGGCACCGGCGGAATCGGCGCCGGGTACGCCCTGCCCGGTGGTCAGGCGTTCGCCGACGCCTTCCACACCTTCGCCGTCGACTGGAGCCCCAACGCGATCACCTGGTCCGTCGACGGCACCGTATACCAGCGCCGCACCCCCGCCGACCTCGGCGGAAAGCAATGGGTCTTCAACAAGCCCTTCTTCCTCATCCTCAACCTGGCGGTCGGCGGCTACTGGCCCGGAGACCCCAACGGCAGCACGGTCTTCCCCCAGCAGCTCCTGGTCGACTACGTACGGGTCAGCACCGACAGCGGTCAGCCGGGCGGCGGCGGTCCCATCACCGGAACCGGCGGCAAGTGCGTGGACGTCGCGGGCGCGGGTACCACCAACGGCACCCCCGTACAGCTCTACGACTGCAACGCCAGCGCCGCCCAGCGCTGGAGCGTGGGCACCGACGGCACCATCCGCGCGCTCGGGAAGTGCCTGGACGTGGCCTCGGGAGGTACGGCCGACGGTACGTCGGTCCAGTTGTGGGAGTGCAACGGTTCCGCCGCCCAGCGGTGGGCCGTCCCCGGCGCTCAGGACCTCGTCAACCCGCAGGCGAACAAGTGCCTGGACGCCTCGGGCGGCAGCTCGGCCAACGGCACCCGATTGCAGATATGGACCTGCACCGGGGCCGCCCATCAGAAGTGGACGGTGACCCGATGACCACGAGACTCCTGCGCGGGCCCACCGTGCGCGGTGTGTTGGGCACAGCGGCGGCGGCCGCCCTCGTCACCGGCCTGAGCGGCAGCCCCGCGATCGGCGCGGCAGCGGCGACCGGCCAGGTCACCGGTCTCGGCGGCAAATGGGTCGACGTCGCCGGGGCGAGCAGCGCCAACGGTGCCGCCGTACAGCTCTACGACTGCAACGGCACCACCGCACAGCAGTGGAACGTCGTCGGCGACGGCACGATCCGCGCGCTCGGCAAGTGCCTGGACGTGGCATCGGGCGCACCGCCAACGGAAGCCGGATCCAGCTGTGGGACTGCAACGGCACCGCCGCCCAGCAGTGGTCGGCCACCGCGGCCCGCGACATCGTCAACCCGCAGGCGGACAAGTGCCTGGACGCGACGGGCAACAGTTCGGCCAACGGCACCCGGCTGCAGATCTGGAGCTGCACCGGCGCCGCCAACCAGAAGTGGACGGCGCCGGGCGGGGGCGGTACCCCGGCACCCGGACCGGGGGCCATGGCCGTGGCGCCGTACCTCTACAACGGCTGGGGGAGCCCGCCGAGCCCCACCGCCGTGACGAACGCAACCGGCGTCAAGTGGTTCACGCTCGCCTTCGTCCTCAGCAACGGCTACTGCAACCCGCAGTGGGACGGCAGCCGGCCGCTGACCGGAGGCGTCGACCAGCAGACGGTCAACACCGTGCGGACGAACGGCGGCGACGTCATCCCGTCCTTCGGCGGCTGGAGCGGCAACAAACTGGAGAGCTCCTGCGGCAGCGCGGGCGAGCTTGCCGCGGCATACCAGAAGGTCATCAACGCGTACGGGCTGAAGGCCATCGACATCGACATCGAGGCGGCGGCGTACGACAGCCCGACCGTCCAGCAGCGCACGGTCGACGCGCTGAAGACCGTCAAGGCCAACAACCCCGGCATCAAGGTGTACGTCACCTTCGGCACCGGCCAGAACGGCCCCGACAGCAGCTTGATCAACAAGGCCGCCGCATCCGGGCTGACCGTGGACAGCTGGACGATCATGCCGTTCAACTTCGGTGGCGCCGGCCAGAACATGGGCCAGCTCACCGTCCGCGCGGCCGAGGGCCTCAAGAACGCGGTCAAGAACGCCTACGGGTACTCGGACGACCTTGCCTACCGCCACACCGGCATCTCCTCGATGCACGGCATCACCGACAACGGCGAGACGGTGACCGTCGACGACTTCCGCACCATTCTCGGCTACGCCCAACAGCGTCACCTCGCGCGGCTGACCTTCTGGTCGGTCAACCGTGACCGGCCCTGCACCGGCGGCGGAGCCGACACCTGCTCGGGCGTTTCCCAGCAGCCGTGGGACTTCACCCGCGTCTTCGCCCAGTACGACGGCCCGCCTCTTATACACCTCTGACGCTGCCGACGAGACGGGGACTGCGAGGGGGAGGCCGAACCGCTGCCCGGGCCGGCGGACGCGCGGCCGGAGAGGTTGGCGAGGCCGCCCTGCTGCTGGGGCGAGTTGTCGGGACTCGGCGAGGCCTCGGCCTTGGCCTCGGTCTTCGTACCGGACCCCGCGCCCGCGACCCCTACATAGGGGAACGAGGAGCCGACCGGGACGAGGCCCGTGGTGACGGCCGCGGTGCTGAGGACGACGGCCGCGCATGCGCCGAGGAGGCCGCCCCGCACGGCGGTGCGGCGCTTCGCGCCGGGGCGGGGGGCGGCTTGGAGTCGGTGGCGTCCCATCTCGGCTTGCCTTCCTCGCAGTTCAAGATCAACCTCTACTCACCCGAACGGGTGAGCTCATTGGTGCGCGACTGTACGCCATGGCGCCAGGGGGCGGCGTGTGCCGAAAACGTTTGCCCAGTTAGCGTTCAGGCATGAACGAAGACGTGCGGATGACCGCCTGGGTGCGCGGTCGTGTACAGGGAGTGGGCTTCCGCTGGTTCACCAGGGCGAATGCTCTGGAGATCGGCGGACTGGCGGGATTCGCCCTCAACCTCGACGACGGCCGAGTGCAGGTGGTGGCCGAAGGTCAACGTGAGAATTGCCACCGGCTCCTGCAGTGGCTGCACGGAACCGACACGCCCGGGCGGGT harbors:
- a CDS encoding IclR family transcriptional regulator; translation: MTTAESGGSGAPAAVKSAVRTVLLLEHFAARPGLHSLADIQSDLSLPKSSLYMLLRTLVNLGWVETDATGTRYGIGVRALLVGSSYIDGDEVVAAARPTLDRLSDGTTETIHLARMDGTSVVYLATRQSQHYLRPFTRVGRRLPVHSTALGKALLATHTDEEVRRLLPRRLEAVTEHTITDRDRLMDELALVREQGYAVDREENTLGLRCFGVAVPYRTPARDAVSCSVPVARLTPGHERAIKAALFEARDRLSVVTRRM
- a CDS encoding aldehyde dehydrogenase (NADP(+)), with product MAATPVWSVDPRTGKQREQVAVEATPQEVDGAVRAAHAARGALADAVTRAAFLRAAADLLDGAAAHVVEAADAETALGPGRLTGELARTTGQLRAFADAVDEGSYLDIRIDRADPLAAPPRPELRRYKVPLGVVAVYAASNFPLAFSVPGGDTASALAAGCPVVVKAHPDHPATSELCASLLRRAAVATGLPADVVSVVHGFDSGLELIRHPLVTAAGFTGSIRGGRALFDAASTRPVPIPFHGELGSLNPVVVTPAAAVERAEEIGGGLAGSVTLGVGQFCVKPGLVLVPEGAAGDRLAGALTKALGETEPGVLLDHRMRENFVAGVRERAALPGVEAPVTPGSGGEHTVGAGYLSVPARTLLEGGPYELLLEECFGPVTVLARYAGQDEAAAVLGLLPGNLTATLQLSAAEADGGEGPAAELVSQVTALAGRVVVNGWPTGVAVAPAQHHGGPYPAATSHSTSVGGTAIERWLRPVAYQSVPDALLPPELREANPLGLPRRVTGA
- a CDS encoding alpha/beta hydrolase fold domain-containing protein; translation: MTPGSNLPLNTVRVTVDVAAPVRLDVSGLLLAGDGKVRSDADFIFFNQPTGPGVNYRSGGGTAPDSITVDTGSVPPGIERIVITASPDAAGQTFQGIEPTATVRDAASGAVIASFTPPQLGAETALVVVEVYQRGGVWKVRAVGQGYSNGLAGIATDFGVSVEEEAAPAAAAPAPVAHVYKSPEHPFPAPYDDCLAAARHIADHIEDYGGRLDRLAVAGDSAGGNLAAAVALAFRDEGRPLAAQLLVYPCLDFTGDHPSRTENATGYLLRTQDVLDLQHLYAGDDPTVRGSSHVSPLRAGSFTGLAPAIIGTAQYDPLRDEGNAYAEALGNAGVRVFARTYEGLVHTFLNLFPISPAADAAVTELYAQLKKRLA
- a CDS encoding glycoside hydrolase family 16 protein codes for the protein MHPPHLSRRLLLSLVSVLTLASLSTGLAQGAPAPAARPPATAAAAVAAVTFSDDFDGPAGSAVDGGKWQIETGDNVNNHERQYYTAGNRNAALDGQGHLAITARRENPANHQCWYGRCEYTSARLNTAGKFTTTYGRVEARMKIPRGQGMWPAFWMLGSDIGQVGWPNSGEIDVMENVGFEPSTVHGTLHGPGYSGTGGIGAGYALPGGQAFADAFHTFAVDWSPNAITWSVDGTVYQRRTPADLGGKQWVFNKPFFLILNLAVGGYWPGDPNGSTVFPQQLLVDYVRVSTDSGQPGGGGPITGTGGKCVDVAGAGTTNGTPVQLYDCNASAAQRWSVGTDGTIRALGKCLDVASGGTADGTSVQLWECNGSAAQRWAVPGAQDLVNPQANKCLDASGGSSANGTRLQIWTCTGAAHQKWTVTR
- a CDS encoding acylphosphatase — translated: MNEDVRMTAWVRGRVQGVGFRWFTRANALEIGGLAGFALNLDDGRVQVVAEGQRENCHRLLQWLHGTDTPGRVDGVTEIWGTPRGGYDGFAIR